The genomic stretch CTTTATGTTCTCTTGACGAATGATGTACATCGTAATAGTATAGTTTAATAAAGATACGTCAAAATCGCCCTTACTTAGCAATTTCAACGCAATCTCCTGGTTGGGTACTTCATTGAGAGTACCGTGGAATCCGATCTTCTTTAAGTACTCGCCAGCAATATCGCCTTGTTGGATCACTACTGACTTATTCATAATGTCGCTTTCTCTGGATATATTGGAGTCCTTTCGATAAAAAAACGTACGCCATGTTTCAGCATGGGCAGAACTAAAATGATACTTCATAGCTCGTTCCACGCTGAAGGCCATGCCCTGTACGACATCGATCTCTGATGTGTCCAAACGTTCCATCGCCAAAGCCCATTTACTTAAGCGAAACACCGGCTCCTTACCCAATATTTTTGCTATCTCCTGGCTAAGCTCCACGTTA from Candidatus Cloacimonadota bacterium encodes the following:
- a CDS encoding transporter substrate-binding domain-containing protein, giving the protein MKCKLIACLLLFICMGLWAQEATEKEKIIIGGDSDYCPYEFINDEGNPDGYNVELSQEIAKILGKEPVFRLSKWALAMERLDTSEIDVVQGMAFSVERAMKYHFSSAHAETWRTFFYRKDSNISRESDIMNKSVVIQQGDIAGEYLKKIGFHGTLNEVPNQEIALKLLSKGDFDVSLLNYTITMYIIRQENIK